The genomic region GGCCCGCATCGCCTCCAGGTTGCGTTGCGCTGCCTCGCGCTCCGTTTTTGCCGTTGCCAATTGCGACTCGGTCGTCAAAACCTCTTCCCGCGTCCCGCCGTTCTTGACGGCGCTGAGATCGGCTTCCGCCGCGCGGATCTGCGCCATCGCCTTAGCCGCTTGCGACCGGAAACCTGCATTGTCCAACTCCACCAGCAACTGCCCCGCCTTGACGTGCTCGCCCTCGTGAACCAGCACGCGCTTCACCGCCGTTGGCGCGGGTGAGTGTGCCTCGAAGTTGTTGAGTGGCTCGATCTTCCCGTTGGTCTGGATGGTGGCGGTGATCGTCTCCCGCTCCGCCGTCGCGGCCCTCACCGGCACCTCCCGCCGCCGCGACATGAACGCCGCCAGGATGATCACGGCCACGGCGATGGCTACCAGGATCAGCCATAGCCGGTTGAGCCGCCGGTTCCAGCCCCCCTCCGAATTTTGCTGGCGCGCCATTAGGCAATTAGGAAGTATAACTTAACCGTAATACATTCACGGACATACCGTACCTATTCAGACACCGTTCCGCCGCAGAAGTTGCAGCCCCCGGCTTCCATCCTTCGCCGCTCAAGTTACTGAAGACTCGCAACCCAGAGCTGCCGACGAGAATTAGATGTTCTACCGCACCCGCTTGATTCCGGCGTCACGCCCGTTTTCCCATCGAGGCTCGTAAAATCCACATTCGGATCGGCAATTAGCCTGGGGTCCTCGACTGCGCCATGTGTGCGGGTCAATCGCTGACTCCTAACTCCTAACTCCTGACTCCTAACTCCTAAGTACTGATTGCTGAAAATCGCCCGCATATACAATGAAACGCGATGCCCAGCAAACCCCGCTACACCCCCGAACACGCCCGCTCCGGTCTCAACGCCAACTTTCCCGCGATTGAGACCTGGCCCAATCAGTTCCCGAAGTATGAGATCGTGATTGACGTCCCCGAGTTCACCTCCGTATGCCCTAAGACCGGCCTGCCCGACTTCGGCGTCATCACCATCCGCTACATGCCCGCCCAGCGCTGCCTCGAACTCAAGTCGCTGAAGGAATACCTGCTCACCTACCGCAATCTTGGCATTTTCCAGGAGAATATCGTCAACCGCATTCTCGAAGATATCGTTCGCGCCGCCCGTCCCGTCTGGGCCGA from Terriglobia bacterium harbors:
- the queF gene encoding preQ(1) synthase; amino-acid sequence: MPSKPRYTPEHARSGLNANFPAIETWPNQFPKYEIVIDVPEFTSVCPKTGLPDFGVITIRYMPAQRCLELKSLKEYLLTYRNLGIFQENIVNRILEDIVRAARPVWAEVKGDFNPRGGIGATVLARWPRRK